The genome window GTAATTGATTAGTTCCATCAGCTAATTGTTGAACTTTACCAATACTTTCATCGATATTTGCGGCAGCTAACTGATTGTTTGCACCCTCTAAGCCAGACTTAATTTTCTTCAAGCCTTTTTCAGAAGTATCAATTCCTTTATTGATCGTCTTTAACTGATCCTTAAGATAAAGCTGCTTGATTTTACTTCCACCAGGCTGAGTCACTGAATTAATCGATTTTACACCTGGTTCTTTTTGCAAGTATTCGGTCAATTCATCAATCGCTGCTAAACTTGCTTGATTATCTAAACGCTTATTACTTTCGATATAAATCGTCGCTGGGGCAGACATCCCCTTACCAAAATGATCTTGGATCACAACGTAACCTTTTTTAGCAGGGTAGCTATCTGGAACTTCGTCAGCGTTGTTAAAGTTTAAACGCATGCTTGTATTAAACAATCCTGGCAATCCAGCTATTAAAAGAACTCCTAAAATAATTACTGGCTGAGCGATACTAACCTTAGATAGTCCGTGCCAAAGCTTACTTTCTTTAACTCCGTTTTTAACCTTACTAGGCCAAAACATTTTTGCTCCAAGAGTTGACATAAAGAAGAAGTTTAAAGTTAATAGAACGGCTAAGAGAACTAATACCCCAATTGCAACCCCTACTGCACTTTGATAGAACGAGAATTTCGCAAGTGCTAAGACTGAAAATCCTATCAAAACGGAAATACCACTATATAGAACAGTTCTTCCACCGTGTTTCAGAGCTGCGCGCGTCGACTCTTCGGCAGACAAACCTTCCGAAAGTGATTGCTTGAAATAATTGTACAGTAAGATATTGTAATCTGTTCCAATTCCAAAGAGAACAACGACTAAGAATACTTGCGTGAAATTAGAAATGGGAAAATCAAATTTGTCAGCTAAATTCATGATGATACTTAGTGAAGTTAGAAAAGCAACCCCAACATTAAGTAAAGAAATTATCGGTACAATAGGCGAATGGAAAACAATTACCAAAACAATAAAAATGAAGATTATCGCAATGACTTCAGTTTTTTGAATCCCTTTTTCAGCAACTGTATTAAAGTCACTATTAATCGCATCTATACCTGTCACATAACTTTTTAGACCTGATATTTTAATTTTCTTTTGCAGTTGCTCAACTTGTTTAGTCACTGGTTGATTGGTTTTGACAGTAATTTGAGCCAGCTGCGTGGTTTTATCTTTAGCAATCAATTGCTTTCTGGTCTGCTCATTATCGTTTGGACCCATAATCGTAGTGACCGAAAGATCATGATCGCTTTTAAGATCTTTTAATTTACTTTTAATCTGATCACTTTGATCACCCGTTATTGGCTTTTCAGCGTTAAACACAGCAATATAGGTTCGTACTGATTTATTGTTATTCGCCTTTTTTTCGATTTGAGCCGCTTGTTGACTCTCGACGTTGTTTGGTAATTTGATTGCTCCTTTTTCGCGAACCAATTGCGAAATATTAGGCATTGTAACCAAAGAAATTGCTACTATAACAATCCAGATCACAAGTGCAGGAACGTGTTTTTTCATAAGTTTGGACATTCTTATCCTCCAAAAAATAAATTGAAAGCGTTTCACAACTGTTCAAAATTTTACAGTTGTAAAATTACAAGGAATATCCTAAAATGGTTCTGTTAAAGTTACAAGTGCCAATTTTTCTATTGCAGTTAATTATTAGACATGATATTATTATTTGTAATAATTTTTAAGGAGATAAAATGAGATTTGAATCAAGTAAAGGACAGTCTTTAGGAGTTCAAAGAACTCTTAAAGCTTTCGAAAATGCAATGTTTACCCTATTAAGCAAACAAAAATTTGAAAAAATTACGGTTAGTAAAATTTGTGAACAAGCCATGTATCCAAGGGCAACATTTTATAATTATTTCAGCGATAAATACGATCTTTTGGACTATTGTTGGAACTCAATTAGCCAAAATATTCATCTGGATCAAATTGACCCGAAACATATTAGATCCTCATTTTTCGAAGTTTTTGATCAAATTTATGAACTATTTTTTTCCTATCAAGAAGTTTTGATTGGAATTATTGAAAATAATCCATTAAATAGTCGATTAGCACAAAATTTTATTAATCATTTTTCGAATATTTTAGAAAAAGTCCTTAGTGACGAAATTGGAGAACAAAATGAGATGATTCCTGTCAGATTATTAGCGCAACAATACAGCAATTCTGCTGTAATTATTTTGAGCTGGATTTTTCTAGAAGGTCATCCAACGTCACTAGAAGAGGCTCACCGCTATTTAACTGTCTTAGTTGGAAATAATATCTTACCAGAGTAAAAGCATTTACCTTTTATAAAGGCTTTAACTACCAGCGTCTCAAGGCGTTGGTTTTTTTATTAATGGAATCGGCTAAAAAACATCGTTAAATTTCTCATTATTGATTCTTGAGCGACTGCGAATACTGCCGCCAACATGATGCATTGATATGAAATTGAATTAATAGCAAACAGATAATGAAAGAAGTATGCACAAAGAACTAGGCCGAGAATTGAACCATAAAAGACAAGACGTCGATAATTATTGAGCGGCTTACATATTTCATACAAGAGCATAAAACCTGCCATGGACAATAAAAAGGTGCTTGCAACACTCACATCAGTAGATTTAATTGAAAAAACCATTCCAAAAATAACTAAACAGGCAATCGCTAGAAACGAAGTTATTGCAGCTGGTAATGATCTCAGCAAGGTAACCTTAAGAAACCGACCATGCTGCTTTTTATTATTAGCTTCAAAAGCAAGAGCAAAAGCAGGTATTCCAATGTTAAACATTGAAATTAATGAAATTTGTGAAGGTTGGAGTGGATAAGAAATCATTCCTATAATAGAAAATAATGCTAAAAGTGTAGAAAAGATATTTTTATAAAGAAAAAGTGTTGCGGAACGCGTCAAATTATTGATATCTCGCCGACCCTCAGAAATAATTTCCTTCATATGCGAGAAATCTGAATCCAACAAGACTACTTGAGCCGATTGTTTAGCAGCATCACTCCCTGAACCAATTGCAATCGAACAATTTGCCTCTTTCATTGCCAAAATATCATTAACTCCATCACCAGTCATTGCAACTCGTTGGCCGCCTGCTTTAATCGACTTAATGATTTCTCGTTTTTGATCTGGCTTTACTCGGCCAAAGACTGAATATTTCTCAATTGCATCTCGCAATTCTTCTTTTGTTTTTAAAGTACTTGCATCCACATATTGATCAGCATTTGGAATCTCAACCATTTTGGCAATTTTGGAAACAGTTAAAGGATTATCCCCTGAGATAACTTTAACTTGAACTTCTTGTTCGGTAAAATAGCGGAAGGTTTCTAGTGCATTGGCCCGAATTCCATTAGCGATGCTAATAAATAATAACGGCTCAATTTGAGATGCAGATTCTCTAGCAAATACTAAAACCCGTTCCCCTTTTGCCGCTCGTTGTTCAATCTGAGTAGAGTCTTCTGGATTTTGTTTTGAACCTAGAACAAACTCAGGCGCGCCCAAAAAATAATGTGCATCAACGGTTTTGATTTCAGAATATTTAGTTTTTGAAGAAAACGGAATAATTTTTGCATGTTCGAATTTTTTTCCATCCGGATAATATTGTCTTAAAGCTTGCGCAGTGATATTTGTATCTGTTGAAGTTGCAACATAAGAAGCCAACAAATCCTTTGATCTTTTAACATCATCAAAAGTAGAATTTTGAGGATCAAAAATTTCAGTAACCTTCATTTTATTATCTGTAATTGTTCCAGTTTTATCTACACATAAAACATCCACTCTAGCAAGCGTTTCTGTACTTCGCATATCATGTAAAAGAACTTGATGTTTAGCAAGCCTCGCAGCAGATAGCGCAAGAGCAACAGTTACCAAAAGGTATAATCCTTCAGGAATCATTCCAATCAAAGCGCCGACCATTGAAACGATTACGTGATCAAAACTTTGATTTTTAAGGAAAAATCCTTCAAAAAACAGAATCACGCCAATTGGAATAATTGCGATTCCAGCAACTTTAACGATCAAGTTAATATCACCGACCATTTCAGATGGCTTTTCTTTAACTTCTTTTGCTTTAGCTTGAAGTTTAGCGATATAAGAGTCTGCCCCGACGGCAGTTAACCTTGCACGACAAGCACCCGCAACAACAAAACTACCAGACATTAAATTACTGCCATGGGCCTTTTCAATTTCGTCAGACTCGCCTGTGAGTAAAGCCTCATTGACTGAAATTTTACCTTCAATTACCTCGGCATCGGCAGGAATCTGCTGTCCGCTAGCTAAGAATATTACATCATCGCGCAAAAGTTGATCCATTAGGACCTCTTCTTTTTGACCATCACGCAAAACTTGATATTTTGCTTCAGAGATCAGTGAAAGTTTATCAAGAATTCTTTTCGCCTTTAACTGCTGATAA of Xylocopilactobacillus apicola contains these proteins:
- a CDS encoding HAD-IC family P-type ATPase, coding for MKKKNDGVAAIVAKNIFTYFNAIFLGISILLIIAGSYRNLTFLPIVIANTLIGIYQQLKAKRILDKLSLISEAKYQVLRDGQKEEVLMDQLLRDDVIFLASGQQIPADAEVIEGKISVNEALLTGESDEIEKAHGSNLMSGSFVVAGACRARLTAVGADSYIAKLQAKAKEVKEKPSEMVGDINLIVKVAGIAIIPIGVILFFEGFFLKNQSFDHVIVSMVGALIGMIPEGLYLLVTVALALSAARLAKHQVLLHDMRSTETLARVDVLCVDKTGTITDNKMKVTEIFDPQNSTFDDVKRSKDLLASYVATSTDTNITAQALRQYYPDGKKFEHAKIIPFSSKTKYSEIKTVDAHYFLGAPEFVLGSKQNPEDSTQIEQRAAKGERVLVFARESASQIEPLLFISIANGIRANALETFRYFTEQEVQVKVISGDNPLTVSKIAKMVEIPNADQYVDASTLKTKEELRDAIEKYSVFGRVKPDQKREIIKSIKAGGQRVAMTGDGVNDILAMKEANCSIAIGSGSDAAKQSAQVVLLDSDFSHMKEIISEGRRDINNLTRSATLFLYKNIFSTLLALFSIIGMISYPLQPSQISLISMFNIGIPAFALAFEANNKKQHGRFLKVTLLRSLPAAITSFLAIACLVIFGMVFSIKSTDVSVASTFLLSMAGFMLLYEICKPLNNYRRLVFYGSILGLVLCAYFFHYLFAINSISYQCIMLAAVFAVAQESIMRNLTMFFSRFH
- a CDS encoding TetR family transcriptional regulator, whose amino-acid sequence is MRFESSKGQSLGVQRTLKAFENAMFTLLSKQKFEKITVSKICEQAMYPRATFYNYFSDKYDLLDYCWNSISQNIHLDQIDPKHIRSSFFEVFDQIYELFFSYQEVLIGIIENNPLNSRLAQNFINHFSNILEKVLSDEIGEQNEMIPVRLLAQQYSNSAVIILSWIFLEGHPTSLEEAHRYLTVLVGNNILPE